The genomic interval TCACCATAGATTCAGGAGACCATGGGTGGCTACCGAGAGGCTTCGTGTGGTGCACACAGGCTGACAGACAATGCCTGAGATCCTTCAATTCTCCTGGAGGAGAACCAGCCTGGGCGGAACTGAGATGCAAGGATACTTTGCCTGGGCCAAGAAATACAGCTCTGGGAACAACAAAACCACAGGGATGGGGACGGATATGCAAAAGCATTCTTCTCCTACACTGCCTCACAGGGAGCTTCAGATCCACCACCCTGGAGGTCTCTTTTCACAATAATAATTAGGAATTCAGCTCCTGAAAATAATCCCTCAGTGAAAATTCCCTTGTTTCTATAGAGGGTGGCTTTCCTTCTCACTGGATCTATATGCTGATTATTAGCATAAAGTCAGGTAACTTTCCCTGTAtatccccccacttttttttttgtttagtgGATGCTAGTAAATTTTACAAGGACTGTTCTGAATGGCAGGAAAGCAAAGGAATACAAAAACAAAGAGGATGCTGAAGATATGATCTTGTATAAGGAATCATTTTCCCATTTTAGTGATGAGAAAAACCCTAGCTCAGAGAGAAGTGAGACCATTTTTGTCCTGCCCTTGTCCAGACCCCAAGCTCGGGGCTTCTCCCACCAGCCACACCGCATTCACCGGGGACGCCTGTGGTAGGTTATGAAGTCAAGTGTCCCTGTGGTCCTGCCTCCGTGCAGGATTTAcgcctggggtcacaaagccaTCTGTCCTTTAGAAAACCACCCCCTTCCTCCCACAACTTCCCCAATCAAATCTGTGATTTGGCTAATTAAGTCAAAGTGCTCTGCACATCTCTCACCCTCCCTAATGGGTGCAAGTGTTAAGAGATTTCTAATTTTTGAGAAGACCGAGATGGGATCTCCAGGCCTGGGGAGAAAACCCCTCAGAGAGCCCCCTGAGGAGGAAGGGAAGCCCTCAGCCCTTAGAGTGTAAATTAAATCTGGACCTTCCTTCTCCCTGGCCGCCCTTCTCCCCGCCTTGCTTTCTCTGATTCTCGGCTGACTCTGCCCCCGTCACTTGTGGCAAACACAGCTGGTGGAGTATTTTAGCTGGGATGATGTCAGCCTGTTTCTGATAGGCTTCTGGGTAAAGTGACACATCGCTGGCGTGCCGGGCCCTGCACTTGTGTTTCTGCAGCTTGGAACCCCAGCCACCCTTTTGAGTCCTTCCCAGCGGGCGGCCTCACAGGCCTGCAAACAGGCCCTGACAAACCCGCTACCTTCTAATTTGCACCTTGGCCGTCAGCAAGGAGACTGGTGGCCTGGCAATGGGAAGGAAATGAGACTTCACACTCGGAAGCCAATTTCTCGATCGTTTAAGCATTCGCTCTGCGGAGGATTGGGGGGGAAGGAGCACGCAGAGATGCTACCTCCCTCAGCACTGCCTAGAGGTCTGTGAGGCTCCGGTCTATGGGGGCTCCTGCAGCCCTGGAGATGAGCCTGCAGCTCAGAGCTGTTCTTTACTGAAAGCTGAAAAGAGGTGCTGGGCAGGAGATAGTTGCATTTCAAAATAAACCCTCTTCCTCTGCTTACCTCTGTTCACAGTAGTGCTTTAAGGATTAAAagcatcatgaaaaaaaaaaaacaaaaacatttactttttcttcttgtttatttcCCAGGCTTCACTTGGGGTCTGTTAAAAGACAACTTTGCTAGTAAGTCAGCTCATTCTTTTGTCAATGAGGATCCACCCACTCCTAATCCACGTAGGACGTGGAGAGGGAGCAGAAACTTAGATGTGGGCAGGGAGTTCTACATAATGATGCCCTTTTCCAAATatcctgatttttgttttgtttttttttttttacatcagaaCCCTGAGAAATTTTTCTTGGGCCTCACCAAAGTTTACAGCGACATctcaccattaaaaagaaaagtcttcGGGGCTAAAAGCTCCTGGCAACGCAGGCCCTCTGATATTGTGCCAGATCCCACATCCGGACATTCACAAGAAGTCCTGGAAGACGCTTTGGAAAATCAGACTCCCCCACCTCACTTGATCTTCTAAAAAATATTCTAAGAACAATTCAAACCATTAACTAGTTTGTTTATCTTTGACTGTCCCAAATACCAGCTACGCCATGACCATTTTTCAACTCATTTCAAACTGAAGAAGGTGCTGTCATATCCCATTCCCAGAGGCACTGAGGCTCTATAGCCTGGGAAGTTCCCCGCCTTGGGGCCAAACCTGACTTCAAGCAAGCTGGGCAGTGAAACTGCTGTTTCCATACACATGGGTGGAATCAAGGCATTCAAGTGATTTAAGAAGCTGGAAAAGAGTGGACTGAAGGAACTCATGGAAATTAAGAGCTGATCCTGGTTCTAGTTTTAACATGACTCAGCTTGGCTGCATCTGGCCCTTGGGGGTTCCTATTTATCAGAAGTCCAGGAGATCACGTGGGACAGCCTTGACCTTCCAGATTAGATGAACCATGccttttattctctgtatctgatGCTTTGACATCTTGGGGTCTTGCTGACACTGGAGAGACTGTCACTCCCTGCGTTAGCTAATTCCTAGACATAGCCAACAGCTCCCCTGCTGGGGATAATGTTCTTCACGTGTAAAGCAAACACCCACAACCCAGCTTCCTCCTCAGTGAATGGGACTTTCACTCTCTGGGGCCACTATCTTGCTACCCTGCCTCACACACTCCTTCCCACTGAAATGACAGCAAAGGCTCTTGTTCATGTATTCTCCTGGCTCCCAGTGCCTTGTAGCAGCCCTTGGCCTTCTTCCGCATGGCAGCCCACGTGGCCGGGCATATCCCCTCTTCTTGGGATCTGAGTATAACCAGATGTATTCTCCTCTGTTGGCCTCACCATACCTAAATGATAATAAAACCTACATGTTAAAACATggatgttgggacttccctggtggtccagcgcctaagactccaagctcctgaTACAGGCGGCCTGAGTTCGaccccctggtcagggagctagatcccccacactgcaactaagagttcacatgccacgactaagatCAGATTCTgagtgctgtaactaagacccagcacagccaaaataaataaataaaaacaataacaaaacaccGATGTTGTAATGGGATATGGCAactctgagcaactaacattctcCCCTGAAGCAGCACTGTCTTttcctgaccaaaaaaaaaaaaaccaaaaggggtgggggtggaaaatGGCTTTTCTTAATCAGGGTTACTCATGTGAACCACAGGACAACATCAGCAAAACAACCCGAGTGGTGATTTTCTTAACTACCCCAAGCATGGTACCTGACCAGCCCCCATTGGAGAAGCAGAGAAATTAATTCATTACAAACAGAGGATGCTTCCGGGTGCATTAGGGCTTAATTCTCTTAGAGAATGGTGGTTGGAGGAACGTGAGAAGCCTAACCTTTAGgtaccaagtgaaagtgaaagaaaacccTCAATCACTCCCACAGCCGCAGACAGGtctgctgcttggaagaaagtcACGGTGCCAGGAGGTAAGGGCGGCGGCACGGTGCGGTGTCCCCCTACCCCCGTGATGCGGCCACAACATTACCTGCGCTCGGTGATCCCCGACGGCAAACTGGATCACGGCGACGCCGGGGCTGTGGCTGTCCGCGATCCTCTCCACCGTACTGGAGTCGATCTTCAGGTCGGTGCTGATCTCCGCGCTCTGGATGAAGTCCTCTGTCTTCAGGTCCTCCACTTTCTTCAGCTCCCCGTTGGCCAACTGGATGATGGAGCCTTTCATGAAGTAGGGCGGCAGCGTGGGGGGCGCGGCAGCGGCGGGGGAGGCCACGGACTGCGCCACGGGCAAGTGGATCTGGGCCTGCACCATGGCCGGGTAGGCGGCCTGGGTGACCAGGGCTTCAGGGCCGAAGTTCTCGCTCTTGGCCAGGGCGGTGGTGACGAACGTGTGAGGCACTGCAGCAAACTGGGGCGACGACGTGACGATGGCCGAGGCGGCGCCCGACCCCTCCAGGTCGGCGCTGCCCACGGGGATGAGCAGGGGCTGGGTGCCCGGGATGACCAGGTGCGGGGGCAGGCCGCCGGCGTAGGTGATCGCTTGCTGCTGGCTGCTCAGGTAGCCGATGACCGGCGGCTGCGTGCCCGCGTAGAAGGCCGTGGCCGGCAGCCCGACCGGGAGGGCCTCCGAGGCGCTATGTGTGGTCTGGATGACCGTATGCGGGGACAGCGTGGCGACGGCCTTCACGCCTTCGGGGCCCAGCGCCTGCTGCGGGGACAGTGCGTAGGAGCGGTGCCCGGGCTTCCCCAAGTGCAGGCCGCTCTTGTCGTTGAGGGCGGACGGCGAGTTCTCCCGGTGGGTGACCTGCTGCCCCTCGAGGTCGGCGGCGGGGGTGCTGCTGTTGGGCAGGACCATCACGGAGGCCCGTACCCCCGACGCGTCGCGGACGCTGTAGTCGGCGGGGCCGGGGTGGACCACCACGTGCCTGGACTCGTAGGGGTGGGGCACCGCCTTGCCGGCTGCCTTCACCAGGCCCAGGTCGGCCGCAGGGGGCGCCCCGTACCGGCGGCCCTTCTCCACCTCCCCGTTCAGCATCTCCTTGGCCTGCATGGCCTGCTGCAGCCGGCTGCTCTCGGCCTTCTTGGTGGCCTCGCGGGTGACAAAGTGGCTGCCGGAGTCGGTGTACTGCACGACCACCTGCGGGGAGGGCCCCAGGGTGAGCGTGTGTGGGATCATGGTCGGGTGCGTGTGCAGGTGGACGGGGAGGGTCGGCGGCGAGGCCGGGCGTGCGGTGTTCTGCGGCGAGCTGGAGATGCGCACGTACTGGCTCTGCTGGGGGGGCGGAGGGGACCCCGGGGGGAGGAGCCCCGCAGTCCGGCCTAGGTGCTgcggcggtggcggcggtggCGGTGGCTCAGCCTTGTGTCCGGAGGCTCGGCTCAGCCCGCCCATGTCAGCCAGCAGGCTGCTATAGGCCTCCAGCTGGGAGCGCTGGGCAGGCGTGGCGGCGCCCACCGCCGAGGCCACCGCGCTGGTGACCGGGCTGGCCGTGGGCGAGATCAGCTGGGAAGGGATGAAACCGGTGTAGGGCCCGCTGTACTGGGAAGACCCGATGAACTGTAACGTGTGCGGCAGGTGGGCGTACTGCACCGGGGACACGGGGGCCCCGGATGGCGGGGGCGGCGGGTATGCCGCGGGCATCGTCGTGGTGGATGCCACCGCCGGGACGGACCGGGGCGCGCTGGGCGGGGAGTAGTCCAGCCCCGTGGACAGCGCTTTGTGTAAACCTATTCCCTGCTGTAAACCGAGCTCCGCCGGGGGCCCCGCCGGTCCTAGCCGCCCGCCCACGTGGCCCCGGGCGCCGGGGAGCCATGCCGCATTCTCCGCGCGGTGGTTGTCGCTGGGCACTGCCTTGTCCTCCGAGGACGGCCGGCTGGTGGCGGGGATCTCGCGCTTCTTGGGAGGCAGGCATTCGTTGCTGCGCTCTTGGTTGGATTTCATTTTTCGCCGTCCCCCCTCCACGGTGACCGTTTCACTGTCGGACTGGCTCTGGTTTTAGTCTGATAAACGGAAAGTCACATTTGATTTCTGTAGGGGATCCAGGCTCTTCATGAGGAATCATCTCCCCGTGGGTGCGATCCTCCAGCAGCTGCTCTGGAATCTGGGAAAAGGCAGAGGGTCGGGACCAAGAGGGagaaaggggtgggggggtgggggaacagGGCGTCAGAACATCAACACCGGAAAAGAACACCCTCCCGGAGATTGATGTGAATCCCCCAAAATCCTGCCGCCAGCCCCACTATTAGAGCAGGTAAAACGCTGGCCGTGTTGGGTAGGACATCAGGAAGATCATTAAGCCATGGAGCAAGTCAAACCTTTTTTATGGGTTTAGTAAGTCTTCTAAGATATCTCTCTCAATACCTTCTCCTCCCCCGcccctttttctttttggagggCAAACAATGCATTTCTCAGTTTCCCTCCCAGAAATGGCCCTCCCACTCCTCAGCTGTATCTTTACCCAGTCTCTGGAGGATCAAATGAAGCCTACAAGGAGGATGGCACCAGTGATGATCAGCCCTCCTCTGAGCCAGGCACTGGGAGGACCAGGTTAGGAAGGGAAGTCCCCAGCGGATTTCATAGCTTATCTGAGTCCTCCTCTGCCATAGTGAAAGTGGAAGAGGCTCAGCCctctccgactctgcgactccatggactatacagtccatggaattctccagaccagaatactggagtgggtatcctttcccttcaccaggggatcttcccaacccaggaattgaacctgggtctcctg from Budorcas taxicolor isolate Tak-1 chromosome 11, Takin1.1, whole genome shotgun sequence carries:
- the LOC128055942 gene encoding ataxin-1-like; the protein is MKSNQERSNECLPPKKREIPATSRPSSEDKAVPSDNHRAENAAWLPGARGHVGGRLGPAGPPAELGLQQGIGLHKALSTGLDYSPPSAPRSVPAVASTTTMPAAYPPPPPSGAPVSPVQYAHLPHTLQFIGSSQYSGPYTGFIPSQLISPTASPVTSAVASAVGAATPAQRSQLEAYSSLLADMGGLSRASGHKAEPPPPPPPPQHLGRTAGLLPPGSPPPPQQSQYVRISSSPQNTARPASPPTLPVHLHTHPTMIPHTLTLGPSPQVVVQYTDSGSHFVTREATKKAESSRLQQAMQAKEMLNGEVEKGRRYGAPPAADLGLVKAAGKAVPHPYESRHVVVHPGPADYSVRDASGVRASVMVLPNSSTPAADLEGQQVTHRENSPSALNDKSGLHLGKPGHRSYALSPQQALGPEGVKAVATLSPHTVIQTTHSASEALPVGLPATAFYAGTQPPVIGYLSSQQQAITYAGGLPPHLVIPGTQPLLIPVGSADLEGSGAASAIVTSSPQFAAVPHTFVTTALAKSENFGPEALVTQAAYPAMVQAQIHLPVAQSVASPAAAAPPTLPPYFMKGSIIQLANGELKKVEDLKTEDFIQSAEISTDLKIDSSTVERIADSHSPGVAVIQFAVGDHRAQVSVEVLVEYPFFVFGQGWSSCCPERTSQLFDLPCSKLSVGDVCISLTLKNLKNGSVKKGQPVDPASVLLKHSKTDGLAGSRHRYAEQENGISQGSAQMLSENGELKFPEKIGLPAAPLLTKIEPSKPAATRKRRWSAPETRKLEKSEDEPPLTLPKPSLISQEVKICIEGRSNVALQSFSRSKMLKVSKWFQGMNVNYELVCDNE